From Prosthecobacter sp., the proteins below share one genomic window:
- a CDS encoding amidohydrolase family protein, with protein MIIDVHTHAWNFPSDFSDDFIRQAGRARPGHAVDFSATYEAYRATAPEDTCTIVFGGKAKLSGLWINDKTVADYVAHDPSRLIGFLSVDPTQDDWEREMKAGHDELGLRGIKLLPMYAGFSPDDPKLEPLWQYAEKNGLPVLLHMGTTFIAQAPLAFTLPRLIEPVALKHPGVKIILAHLGHPYEGECLVTIRKQENVFADVSALHYRPWQLYNSLMLAQEYGVWHKLLFGTDFPFTTVNASIDGIRKLNDMLEGTKLPRLDVNQIEAMIHRDSLKLLGLTR; from the coding sequence ATGATCATCGACGTTCATACCCACGCCTGGAACTTCCCCTCCGACTTCTCCGACGACTTCATCCGTCAAGCGGGCCGCGCACGCCCCGGACATGCCGTTGATTTCAGCGCGACGTATGAAGCCTATCGTGCCACGGCACCCGAGGATACCTGCACCATTGTCTTCGGCGGCAAAGCCAAACTCAGCGGCCTTTGGATCAACGACAAGACCGTGGCGGATTACGTCGCGCATGATCCGTCACGCTTGATCGGCTTTCTGTCCGTCGATCCGACGCAAGACGATTGGGAACGTGAAATGAAGGCCGGACACGATGAACTCGGCCTGCGCGGCATCAAGCTGCTGCCGATGTATGCCGGATTCAGCCCCGATGACCCGAAGCTGGAGCCGCTGTGGCAGTATGCGGAGAAAAACGGCCTCCCCGTGCTGCTGCACATGGGCACCACGTTCATCGCGCAGGCACCGCTGGCCTTCACGCTGCCGCGTTTGATCGAGCCGGTGGCGCTAAAGCATCCGGGCGTGAAGATCATCCTCGCGCATCTCGGTCATCCATATGAAGGCGAGTGCCTGGTGACGATCAGGAAGCAAGAAAACGTCTTCGCCGATGTCAGCGCGCTGCATTATCGCCCGTGGCAGCTCTACAACTCGCTCATGCTCGCGCAGGAATACGGCGTGTGGCACAAGCTGCTCTTCGGCACGGATTTCCCCTTCACCACCGTGAACGCATCCATCGACGGCATCCGCAAGCTCAATGACATGCTGGAAGGCACGAAGCTGCCACGTCTCGATGTGAATCAGATCGAAGCCATGATCCACCGCGACAGTTTGAAGCTGCTCGGATTGACGCGTTGA
- a CDS encoding Eco57I restriction-modification methylase domain-containing protein: protein MPELFAPQVFLGVEVERMKTSGDMERGVVYTRSEVVGFILDLTGYTSDKPLWQKRLLEPSFGSGDFLLPALARLLEAAKSDGIPAKDLMEAVRAVELHRDTFEATKERVIELLRDAGVSQSDAIMLAGKWLINGDFLLEPFTARFDAVVGNPPYVRQEMIAAPMLAEYRKRYTTLYDRADLYVPFIEQSLRLLSKDGLLGFICSDRWMKNRYGGPLRQMISTGFTLKYYIDMVGTAAFQSEVIAYPAITVIGRGISGRCRIAHRPEVSVEALRGLHSRLAGSPKNFNGTVIEMPRIANGDDPWLLEADAQPSLSLVRRLEAEFPTLEEAGCSVGIGVATGADKVFIGPMDELDVEDERKLPLVMTRDMRQGVVEWRGLGVVNPFEEDGSLADFSRYPRFAAYMEKHGKTLKARHCAQKANGSWYRTIDRITPSLAQKPKLLIPDIKGDAHIVLEDGKLYPHHNLYFVLSKEWPLPALQAVLMAGLAHLFVRAYSTKMHGGALRFQAQYLRRIRLPKWTDIPTKTQKQLLAAVEAKDASAILNATAVIYGMTPDELTHLTPAT, encoded by the coding sequence ATGCCCGAACTATTCGCCCCACAGGTTTTCCTGGGGGTTGAGGTCGAGCGCATGAAGACGAGCGGCGACATGGAACGCGGGGTTGTTTATACTCGGTCCGAGGTGGTGGGCTTCATTCTCGATCTGACGGGATACACCTCTGACAAGCCGCTTTGGCAAAAGCGGCTGCTTGAGCCGTCGTTTGGCTCGGGGGACTTTCTGCTGCCCGCTTTGGCCCGATTGCTGGAGGCTGCAAAAAGCGATGGGATACCTGCCAAAGACCTCATGGAGGCTGTGCGGGCGGTTGAACTGCATCGGGACACTTTTGAGGCGACGAAGGAGCGTGTGATCGAGCTGCTGCGCGATGCGGGAGTCTCCCAAAGCGATGCGATCATGCTGGCGGGCAAATGGTTGATCAACGGCGACTTCCTGCTGGAGCCATTCACCGCGAGGTTTGATGCCGTCGTGGGAAATCCGCCTTATGTGCGGCAGGAAATGATCGCCGCGCCGATGCTGGCCGAGTATCGCAAGCGCTACACCACGCTGTATGATCGAGCCGATTTGTATGTGCCCTTCATTGAGCAATCGCTTCGGCTTCTCTCCAAGGATGGTTTGCTTGGATTCATCTGCTCGGACCGCTGGATGAAGAATCGCTACGGCGGCCCGCTGCGTCAGATGATCTCGACAGGTTTCACGCTGAAGTATTACATCGACATGGTCGGCACCGCGGCATTTCAGAGCGAGGTCATCGCTTATCCAGCCATCACCGTCATCGGGCGCGGCATCAGTGGTCGCTGTCGCATCGCTCATCGGCCTGAAGTTTCTGTCGAGGCACTGAGAGGTTTGCATTCACGACTCGCCGGATCGCCCAAGAACTTCAATGGCACAGTGATCGAGATGCCTCGCATCGCTAACGGAGATGATCCCTGGCTACTGGAGGCAGATGCGCAGCCCTCGCTCTCGCTTGTGCGCCGGTTGGAGGCCGAGTTTCCGACCTTGGAAGAAGCTGGATGCTCGGTGGGAATCGGCGTGGCCACTGGAGCCGACAAAGTCTTTATCGGTCCGATGGATGAGCTGGATGTTGAGGACGAACGCAAGCTGCCGCTCGTGATGACTCGTGACATGCGGCAGGGCGTCGTTGAATGGCGTGGCCTCGGTGTGGTGAACCCCTTTGAAGAAGACGGCTCGCTGGCTGATTTCTCCCGCTATCCACGCTTTGCCGCTTACATGGAGAAACACGGCAAAACGCTGAAGGCGCGACACTGCGCCCAGAAGGCAAACGGCTCTTGGTATCGCACCATCGACCGCATCACACCTTCGCTCGCGCAAAAGCCGAAACTGCTGATTCCTGACATCAAAGGTGACGCGCACATCGTGCTCGAAGACGGCAAACTCTACCCGCACCACAATCTTTACTTCGTCTTGTCCAAAGAATGGCCGTTGCCAGCGCTTCAAGCCGTGCTGATGGCCGGACTAGCTCATTTGTTCGTCCGCGCTTACTCCACGAAGATGCACGGGGGTGCGCTGCGGTTTCAGGCGCAGTATTTGCGCCGCATCCGGCTTCCCAAGTGGACTGACATCCCCACCAAGACTCAGAAACAATTGCTGGCCGCCGTGGAAGCCAAGGATGCCTCCGCCATCCTCAATGCAACGGCTGTGATCTATGGCATGACGCCTGACGAGCTGACTCACCTCACCCCAGCGACCTGA
- a CDS encoding cytochrome P450, producing the protein MPAFSDPFKEARAESGVMQCPFHGENITMILRHEDVRKASKDWQTFSSDAPFRVPIPSEEDVRSMRQLPIETNPPEHTEYREIAEPFFQRAKDPAMIVQVEALLDGMLTQALKCESIEIVNEFALPVQSRALTYLLNTSESEADTWIGWGIHVFKVTGGEFKKGTVLEDYLHQKFDEAEASPGADFFSALVKADYRGRKLTREECMGFANLAFAGGRDTIIHTISCALGYLAEHPEALEYLRADPKRITLASEEFFRVFMPLTHIGRVCPAETNVNGVTVKAGDRISLAWASANFDETAFPQSDEVRLDRKPNPHLSFGFGTHLCLGAPHARLILRTLLKLCCDRVKRITIVKAEERVEHEAKFDRTLGYDSLVVKMAAL; encoded by the coding sequence ATGCCCGCCTTTTCCGATCCCTTCAAAGAAGCCCGCGCCGAATCCGGCGTGATGCAATGCCCGTTTCACGGCGAAAACATCACCATGATTCTCCGCCACGAGGATGTGCGCAAGGCGTCGAAAGACTGGCAGACCTTCAGCTCCGACGCGCCCTTCCGTGTGCCGATTCCATCGGAGGAGGATGTGCGCAGCATGCGTCAGCTACCCATCGAGACAAATCCACCCGAGCACACCGAGTATCGCGAGATCGCCGAGCCGTTTTTCCAACGCGCCAAAGATCCCGCCATGATCGTGCAGGTCGAGGCGCTGCTGGATGGCATGCTCACGCAGGCGCTGAAGTGTGAGTCCATCGAGATCGTGAACGAGTTCGCGCTACCTGTGCAATCGCGGGCGCTGACGTATCTGCTCAACACTTCCGAGTCCGAAGCGGACACCTGGATCGGCTGGGGCATCCACGTTTTCAAAGTCACCGGTGGCGAGTTTAAGAAAGGCACGGTGCTGGAAGACTACCTGCACCAGAAGTTCGACGAAGCCGAGGCGAGTCCCGGAGCGGACTTCTTCAGCGCGCTGGTGAAGGCCGACTATCGCGGTCGCAAGCTCACGCGTGAGGAGTGCATGGGCTTCGCCAATCTCGCCTTCGCCGGTGGTCGCGACACCATCATCCACACGATCTCCTGTGCGCTTGGCTATCTCGCCGAACATCCTGAGGCGCTCGAATATCTCCGCGCTGATCCCAAGCGCATCACGCTCGCCAGCGAGGAGTTTTTCCGTGTCTTCATGCCGCTCACGCACATCGGCCGCGTCTGTCCTGCTGAGACGAATGTGAATGGTGTCACCGTGAAAGCTGGCGACCGCATCTCGCTTGCCTGGGCCTCGGCGAACTTTGACGAAACAGCCTTCCCGCAGTCCGATGAAGTCCGTCTCGACCGCAAACCAAACCCGCATCTTAGCTTCGGCTTCGGCACGCACCTCTGTCTCGGCGCGCCTCATGCACGGCTGATTCTGCGCACGCTATTAAAGCTCTGCTGCGACCGTGTGAAGCGCATCACCATCGTGAAGGCCGAAGAACGTGTCGAGCACGAGGCCAAGTTTGACCGCACGCTAGGCTACGACTCGCTGGTGGTGAAGATGGCGGCCCTGTAA
- a CDS encoding SDR family oxidoreductase produces MPILDRFNLTGRRALITGGSRGLGLEMARALGEAGAEIIISGSNADHLHKACEELCSEDLHVTSIQADLSKPEEAERLCDVVLRDHAPIDILINNVGGRRINTPTENLALEDWQRILDLNLTQAFILTKRIGGAMIPRKWGRIINISSINALWPGKAMRGRSYETSKGALTMFTKAVAADWAVHGITVNAIAPGPFLTDANKRWIGEKPEFEGEVATSIPMGRWGRPDEIGPLALYLASEASSYMTGSVLVIDGGKLLW; encoded by the coding sequence ATGCCCATCCTCGACCGTTTCAACCTCACCGGACGCCGTGCCTTGATCACGGGAGGCTCACGCGGTCTTGGGTTAGAGATGGCGCGTGCGCTTGGTGAAGCCGGTGCGGAGATCATCATCTCAGGCTCGAACGCCGATCATCTTCACAAGGCCTGCGAGGAGCTGTGCAGCGAGGATTTGCACGTCACCTCGATCCAAGCCGACCTCTCGAAGCCGGAGGAAGCCGAACGCCTCTGCGATGTCGTGCTGCGCGATCACGCGCCCATCGACATCCTCATCAACAACGTCGGCGGACGCCGCATCAACACGCCGACGGAGAATCTGGCACTCGAAGACTGGCAGCGCATCCTCGATTTGAACCTCACGCAGGCCTTCATCCTCACGAAACGTATTGGTGGTGCGATGATCCCGCGAAAATGGGGCCGCATCATCAACATCTCCTCCATCAACGCCCTCTGGCCCGGCAAGGCGATGCGCGGCCGTAGCTACGAAACCTCGAAAGGCGCGCTAACGATGTTCACGAAGGCCGTGGCCGCCGACTGGGCCGTGCACGGCATCACGGTGAACGCCATCGCGCCCGGTCCGTTTTTGACCGATGCGAACAAGCGCTGGATCGGGGAGAAGCCCGAATTTGAAGGCGAAGTCGCCACCAGCATCCCGATGGGCCGCTGGGGCCGTCCTGATGAGATCGGGCCGCTCGCGCTCTACCTCGCTAGTGAAGCGAGCAGTTACATGACCGGCAGCGTGCTCGTCATTGATGGCGGCAAGCTGCTGTGGTGA
- a CDS encoding dihydrodipicolinate synthase family protein, whose translation MTPPKHELRGVLPVFQTPWLDDETLDLETLEREIAWLYDCGANGIVMAMVSETLRLDSEEREQLAAAACRFGKDRGVVVISVGAESSKVAERYSKHAESIGADAVMAIPPVSIGIGESELLAYYTRIIEAIQIPVIVQDASGYVGKPMPIAMQARLLDEFGPERVQYKPEASPIGPKLSELRDATKGRARVFEGTGGIALVDSFKRGVVGTMPGADLIRGLVPLWKALEAGDADKADRIHGPLSALISMQTSLDGFLAVEKHLLVRQGIFKNTLIRGPVGFKLDAETTREVERQFDRMIAAAQ comes from the coding sequence ATGACTCCTCCCAAACACGAACTCCGCGGTGTGCTGCCCGTTTTTCAGACGCCGTGGCTTGACGATGAAACCCTCGACCTCGAAACGCTCGAACGCGAGATCGCCTGGCTCTACGACTGCGGCGCGAATGGCATCGTGATGGCGATGGTTTCAGAGACGCTGCGCCTCGATAGCGAAGAACGCGAGCAACTCGCCGCCGCCGCGTGCCGTTTCGGCAAAGACCGCGGCGTGGTCGTGATCAGTGTCGGTGCGGAGTCATCGAAGGTAGCGGAACGCTACTCGAAACATGCCGAAAGTATCGGCGCGGATGCGGTGATGGCGATTCCGCCGGTTTCCATCGGCATCGGCGAGAGCGAGCTGCTCGCTTACTACACGCGCATCATCGAAGCGATCCAGATTCCCGTCATCGTGCAGGACGCCAGCGGCTACGTCGGCAAACCGATGCCAATCGCGATGCAGGCGCGGCTTTTGGACGAGTTCGGCCCCGAGCGCGTGCAGTACAAGCCCGAAGCCTCACCGATTGGCCCCAAACTCAGCGAACTCCGCGATGCGACGAAAGGCCGCGCCCGTGTCTTTGAAGGCACCGGCGGCATTGCGCTCGTCGATTCCTTCAAGCGCGGTGTCGTCGGCACCATGCCGGGCGCAGACCTCATTCGCGGCCTTGTCCCGCTCTGGAAAGCATTGGAGGCAGGAGATGCGGATAAAGCAGACCGCATTCACGGGCCGCTTTCCGCACTCATTTCGATGCAGACGAGCCTCGACGGCTTTCTCGCCGTTGAAAAGCATTTGCTCGTCCGCCAAGGCATCTTCAAAAACACGCTCATTCGCGGTCCGGTGGGCTTCAAGCTCGACGCCGAAACCACGCGCGAGGTGGAGCGACAGTTTGACCGGATGATTGCAGCAGCCCAGTGA
- a CDS encoding sulfatase-like hydrolase/transferase: protein MRQLLAAFLFALCPSLYAFPAKPNIILIYTDDHGHADLGIHGVVKDIQTPHLDALARSGVVATHGYSTAPQCVPSRGGVMTGRFQGRFNLDNNGSALDGFNKETTIATRLQNAGYATAQFGKWHLGPQNEITRHGFKHVFSQHGGQKFAANITLDGQDRPMSDLPPTEYHLDGCSKAAAAIIERYKNQPFFLYVAYRAPHTPLDAPQSYMDRFPGEMPERRRAALAMLSAIDDGVGLITSTLKKNNLTEKTLIFFIGDNGAPLKIHKVDSPLKGDPGGWDGSLNTPLNGEKGMLAEGGMSTPFLIAWPGTIPGGQTYEHPVSSLDFAATACEVASIGNRSGLDGVNLLPHLTSENKAPPHEALYWRWMAQSAIREGNWKLLRGGEREYLYDLATDREEKHNLASKHPEIATRLRTKLKTWADGLNPPGMALGTMAATWNDYFDHYLEGKTIAPRAETPQATASETNGWEARNGKLTAKDGLLILTPDKADKPTFITKSKLKLAGPVSAQLTLKTATTGQGAIAWRLDGDKDFLPSNRLTFPLQATSDWQTHTLQIPTTGRVIHVRVHLPAGAAEFQGIELKATER, encoded by the coding sequence ATGCGTCAACTGCTAGCTGCCTTCCTCTTCGCCCTCTGCCCTTCGCTCTACGCGTTCCCGGCGAAGCCCAACATCATCCTCATCTACACCGACGACCATGGCCACGCCGATCTCGGCATTCACGGCGTGGTGAAGGACATCCAGACGCCGCATCTCGATGCGTTGGCCCGCAGCGGCGTGGTGGCGACGCATGGCTACAGCACCGCGCCGCAATGTGTGCCTTCACGCGGTGGGGTGATGACGGGGCGCTTCCAGGGGCGCTTCAATCTCGACAACAACGGCTCCGCGCTCGACGGCTTCAATAAGGAGACCACCATCGCCACGCGATTGCAGAACGCGGGCTACGCCACGGCGCAGTTCGGCAAATGGCACCTCGGGCCGCAGAACGAAATCACGCGACACGGCTTCAAGCATGTCTTCTCGCAGCACGGCGGGCAGAAGTTTGCGGCGAACATCACGCTCGATGGCCAAGACCGCCCGATGAGCGATCTGCCGCCGACGGAGTATCATCTTGATGGTTGCTCAAAAGCCGCTGCGGCGATCATCGAGCGCTACAAGAACCAGCCGTTCTTCCTTTATGTGGCTTATCGCGCGCCGCACACGCCGTTGGATGCGCCGCAGAGCTACATGGACCGCTTTCCCGGCGAGATGCCGGAGCGACGCCGTGCCGCACTGGCGATGCTTTCAGCCATCGACGACGGCGTGGGACTCATCACGAGCACCTTGAAGAAAAACAACCTCACCGAGAAGACGCTCATCTTCTTCATCGGCGACAACGGCGCTCCGCTGAAGATCCACAAAGTTGATTCTCCGCTCAAAGGCGATCCCGGCGGCTGGGATGGCAGCCTCAACACCCCGCTCAACGGCGAAAAAGGCATGCTGGCCGAAGGCGGCATGTCCACGCCCTTCCTCATCGCCTGGCCGGGCACGATCCCCGGCGGTCAAACCTATGAGCATCCCGTCAGCTCCCTCGATTTCGCGGCCACAGCCTGTGAAGTAGCTTCGATTGGCAATCGAAGTGGTTTGGACGGTGTGAACCTCCTCCCGCATCTCACCAGCGAAAACAAAGCCCCGCCGCACGAAGCCCTCTACTGGCGCTGGATGGCTCAGAGCGCCATCCGCGAGGGAAATTGGAAACTCCTGCGCGGTGGCGAGCGCGAATACCTCTACGACCTCGCCACCGACCGCGAGGAGAAGCACAACCTCGCCTCGAAGCACCCGGAAATCGCCACACGACTCCGCACCAAGCTCAAAACCTGGGCCGATGGCCTCAATCCACCCGGCATGGCCCTTGGCACCATGGCCGCGACCTGGAACGATTACTTCGATCACTACCTCGAAGGCAAAACCATCGCTCCGCGTGCTGAAACACCCCAAGCCACCGCCTCCGAAACCAACGGCTGGGAAGCCCGAAACGGCAAGCTCACTGCCAAAGACGGCCTTCTCATCCTCACGCCCGACAAAGCCGACAAACCCACCTTCATCACCAAATCCAAGCTCAAGCTCGCCGGTCCAGTCTCCGCCCAACTCACCCTCAAAACCGCCACCACCGGCCAAGGAGCCATCGCCTGGCGTCTCGACGGCGACAAAGACTTCCTCCCCTCCAACCGCCTCACCTTCCCCCTCCAAGCCACTTCGGATTGGCAAACCCACACCCTCCAAATCCCCACCACTGGCCGCGTCATCCATGTGCGTGTGCATTTGCCTGCGGGCGCGGCGGAGTTTCAGGGGATTGAATTGAAGGCGACAGAACGGTGA
- a CDS encoding sulfatase-like hydrolase/transferase: MKRLLVAILSLCGALQAAQPNFLLIFADDHGYGDVSAYHASDVRTPNIDRIGKEGMVFTAMRANCTVCSPSRAALLTGRYADRVGVPGVIRTQPEGSWGYFKPGVPTIADELKKAGYHTGIIGKWHLGLESPNTPNERGFDHFHGFLGDMMDSYTTHLRHGNNYMRLNSEVVDPKGHATDIFTDWASDYLRERSKSKDKPFFLYLAYNAPHFPIEPPAEWLAKVKARAPQLDEKRAMNVAFVEHLDDRIGSVLAVLKEVGLEDNTVVVFSADNGGSVPHAQNNDPWRGGKQDHYDGGLRVPFLMRWPAQIKPGSHSDYQGLNFDLFPTFLELAGAKPSSELDAVSLVPILKGDTLTTPRDLYFVRREGWKTYGGKSYEALIRGDWKLMQNDPFSPLELYNLKNDPQEQTNVATKAPKIFNELSIALSRHIQRGGSTPWQKQ, encoded by the coding sequence ATGAAACGCCTCCTTGTTGCCATTCTCTCTCTCTGCGGTGCTCTGCAAGCCGCGCAGCCGAACTTCCTGCTCATCTTCGCCGACGACCACGGCTACGGCGATGTGTCGGCTTATCACGCGTCCGATGTGCGGACGCCGAACATCGACCGCATTGGCAAGGAGGGCATGGTGTTCACGGCGATGCGGGCGAATTGCACGGTGTGCTCGCCTTCACGCGCGGCATTGCTCACGGGACGCTATGCGGATCGCGTGGGTGTGCCGGGCGTGATCCGCACGCAGCCGGAGGGCTCCTGGGGCTACTTCAAACCGGGTGTGCCGACAATCGCGGATGAACTCAAAAAAGCTGGCTATCACACTGGCATCATCGGGAAGTGGCATCTCGGGCTCGAATCGCCGAACACACCGAACGAGCGCGGCTTTGACCACTTCCACGGTTTTCTCGGGGACATGATGGACAGCTACACGACGCATCTTCGCCACGGAAACAATTACATGCGGCTCAACAGCGAGGTCGTCGATCCGAAGGGCCATGCGACGGACATTTTCACCGACTGGGCGAGCGATTACCTGCGCGAGCGGTCAAAGTCGAAGGACAAGCCGTTCTTCCTCTACCTCGCTTACAACGCGCCGCATTTTCCCATCGAACCACCGGCGGAATGGCTGGCGAAGGTCAAAGCGCGTGCGCCGCAGCTCGATGAAAAGCGGGCGATGAACGTGGCCTTCGTCGAGCATCTTGATGATCGCATCGGCAGTGTGCTCGCGGTGCTCAAAGAGGTCGGTTTGGAAGACAACACCGTGGTCGTCTTCAGCGCGGACAACGGCGGCTCCGTGCCGCATGCGCAGAACAACGACCCGTGGCGTGGTGGCAAGCAGGATCACTACGACGGCGGCCTGCGGGTGCCGTTTCTGATGCGCTGGCCTGCGCAAATCAAGCCCGGCAGCCATAGCGATTACCAGGGACTTAACTTCGACCTCTTCCCCACCTTCCTCGAACTCGCCGGAGCCAAGCCCTCGTCCGAACTCGATGCCGTGAGTCTCGTTCCCATCCTCAAAGGCGACACGCTCACCACGCCGCGTGACCTCTACTTCGTCCGTCGCGAAGGCTGGAAAACCTACGGCGGCAAAAGCTACGAGGCGCTCATTCGCGGCGACTGGAAGCTCATGCAAAACGACCCGTTCAGCCCGCTGGAGCTCTACAACCTCAAGAACGACCCGCAGGAGCAGACCAACGTCGCCACGAAGGCACCGAAGATCTTCAATGAACTCTCCATTGCCCTCAGCCGACACATCCAGCGCGGCGGCAGCACACCCTGGCAGAAGCAGTAA
- a CDS encoding sulfatase: MKLLLILISSFVILQPSFAASPPNIVIMLVDDMGVMDTSLPFLTDTADKPKRYPLNDYYRTPNMERLAARGIRFNNFCAMSVCSPTRISIMTGQNAARHRTTNWINPDNDNAGPQGPADWNWKGLKKGDVTLPGLLSGAGYRTIHVGKGHFAPREFEAANPQAIGFDINVAGASIGAPGSYYGLKNFGGIQDNPKGKKKAKKTGSAVPGLEKYHGQDIFLTEALTVEAKAHVSDAVKAEKPFFLYFAQYAVHGPHQSDPRFAANYANSGKPQQAQNFATLVEGMDKSLGDVLDHLDALGIADNTLVLFLGDNGSDAPLGNEHAVACAAPLRGKKGSHYEGGMRVPFIAAWAKPNADNAHQKRLPIAAGAIQSQQAAVYDMFPTILKLAGIESPAQHTIDGKKLDTLLTGKPDSTRDEKFLMHYPHAPHRTDYFTTFRDGDWKVIYHYFPSEVSESSHYQLFNLKADPFEQKNLATTNPSDLKRLMQGLIAGLEAQNAVYPVEKGGTTPVKPKLP; the protein is encoded by the coding sequence ATGAAGCTTCTCCTCATTCTCATTTCGTCGTTTGTCATTTTGCAGCCGTCGTTCGCCGCATCGCCGCCCAACATCGTCATCATGCTCGTCGATGACATGGGGGTGATGGACACTTCGCTGCCGTTTTTGACCGACACCGCAGACAAGCCGAAGCGTTATCCGCTCAACGATTACTACCGCACGCCGAACATGGAACGGCTCGCAGCACGCGGCATCCGCTTCAACAACTTCTGCGCCATGAGCGTGTGCTCGCCCACGCGCATCTCGATCATGACCGGGCAGAATGCGGCGCGTCATCGCACCACGAACTGGATCAATCCTGACAACGACAACGCCGGACCGCAGGGCCCCGCCGATTGGAACTGGAAAGGGCTCAAGAAGGGCGATGTCACGCTGCCCGGTCTTCTCAGCGGTGCAGGCTATCGCACCATTCATGTCGGCAAAGGACACTTCGCACCGCGAGAGTTTGAGGCAGCAAATCCGCAGGCCATCGGTTTCGACATCAACGTCGCCGGAGCCTCCATCGGCGCTCCAGGCAGCTACTATGGCCTGAAAAACTTCGGCGGTATTCAGGACAACCCAAAGGGCAAGAAGAAGGCCAAAAAAACCGGCTCCGCAGTGCCGGGCCTGGAGAAATACCACGGCCAGGACATCTTCCTCACCGAGGCGCTGACCGTCGAAGCCAAAGCGCATGTCAGTGATGCAGTGAAGGCGGAGAAGCCCTTCTTCCTCTACTTCGCGCAATATGCCGTACATGGCCCGCATCAATCTGATCCGCGATTCGCCGCGAATTACGCGAACAGTGGTAAGCCGCAGCAGGCGCAAAACTTCGCCACCCTCGTCGAAGGCATGGACAAGTCGCTCGGCGATGTCCTCGATCATCTCGACGCTCTCGGCATCGCCGACAACACGCTCGTCCTCTTCCTCGGTGACAACGGCAGTGATGCACCGCTCGGCAACGAACACGCCGTCGCCTGCGCGGCGCCGTTGCGTGGTAAAAAGGGCTCACACTACGAGGGCGGCATGCGCGTGCCCTTCATCGCCGCTTGGGCAAAACCGAACGCCGATAACGCGCATCAAAAGCGCCTGCCCATCGCTGCCGGAGCCATCCAGAGCCAGCAAGCCGCCGTGTATGACATGTTTCCCACCATTTTGAAGCTCGCCGGCATCGAATCGCCTGCGCAACACACCATCGATGGCAAGAAGCTCGACACCCTGCTCACCGGCAAGCCTGACAGTACCCGCGATGAGAAGTTCCTCATGCACTACCCGCACGCGCCGCATCGCACCGACTACTTCACCACCTTCCGCGATGGCGACTGGAAGGTCATCTACCACTACTTCCCCTCTGAGGTCTCCGAAAGCAGCCACTACCAGCTTTTCAATCTCAAAGCCGACCCCTTCGAGCAAAAGAACCTCGCCACGACCAATCCCTCCGACTTAAAGCGTCTCATGCAGGGCCTCATTGCCGGACTCGAAGCGCAAAACGCCGTCTATCCCGTCGAAAAAGGCGGCACGACTCCCGTGAAACCCAAACTTCCCTGA